Proteins from a single region of Haloplanus sp. GDY1:
- a CDS encoding cob(I)yrinic acid a,c-diamide adenosyltransferase, whose amino-acid sequence MTDDSDRIEARAPEEFGLVQAWWGDGKGKTTAALGMGLRAAGHGYRVHLLQFMKGGAESVEDVRGEYEAIAQVDGFSYEHTGHYGWHGFTDGSDDADHAAKARGGLERARELLDAADAADLTSPLPLDGDPEDGVHMLVLDEVLYAANRDLIDPADVADLAASKPDDLELVCTGGHERPTYLTEDADLVTEVRKERHPIDAGQRARKGTEF is encoded by the coding sequence ATGACCGACGACAGCGACCGTATCGAGGCCCGGGCGCCGGAGGAGTTCGGCCTCGTCCAGGCGTGGTGGGGCGACGGGAAGGGGAAGACGACCGCCGCCCTCGGCATGGGTCTCCGCGCCGCCGGCCACGGCTACCGCGTCCACCTGCTCCAGTTCATGAAGGGTGGCGCGGAGAGCGTCGAGGACGTCCGCGGCGAGTACGAGGCCATCGCACAGGTCGACGGGTTCTCCTACGAACACACGGGCCACTACGGCTGGCACGGCTTCACCGACGGGAGCGACGACGCCGACCACGCCGCGAAGGCCCGGGGCGGCCTCGAACGCGCCCGCGAGTTGCTGGACGCGGCGGACGCCGCCGACCTCACGTCCCCGCTCCCCCTTGACGGCGACCCCGAGGACGGGGTCCACATGCTCGTCCTCGACGAGGTGCTGTACGCGGCCAACCGCGACCTGATCGACCCCGCGGACGTGGCCGACCTCGCGGCGTCGAAGCCCGACGACCTGGAACTCGTCTGCACCGGCGGCCACGAGCGGCCGACGTACCTCACGGAGGACGCGGACCTGGTGACCGAGGTTCGGAAGGAGCGCCACCCCATCGACGCCGGCCAGCGCGCGCGGAAGGGCACCGAGTTCTAG
- a CDS encoding nicotinate-nucleotide--dimethylbenzimidazole phosphoribosyltransferase yields MTRFVLVAGTTATARIDGLSAAGADPDLRAHTPSADAELIEYGHLVRAPVVPVSPTGCPTPAAVTRAVRERAGFETLVVDAGLAEPTGAPTVGVGAKPGRDVRDPDPVPTAPGAWVAARELGRNLPDDELVVGETVPGGTTTALAVCRALGVDAAVSSSLPENPLALKEEVVAAAFESSDVDPGGAAYRPKLAVRFLGDPVLAVVAGLTAGALESGTEVVLGGGSQMLAAAALVRHAGVADPLTLATTTYVAADADVRSTAAGLDCETVVTDPGFGGRDDALARYAAGEAKEGAGMGGALLLAERAGVLDAVPDGTLEVVERLGTPHEP; encoded by the coding sequence GTGACCCGGTTCGTCCTCGTCGCGGGGACGACGGCGACGGCCCGGATCGACGGGCTGAGCGCCGCGGGCGCCGACCCCGACCTGCGGGCCCACACGCCGAGCGCCGACGCGGAACTGATCGAGTACGGCCACCTGGTGCGCGCGCCGGTCGTCCCCGTGAGTCCGACGGGGTGTCCGACGCCCGCGGCCGTCACCCGCGCCGTCCGGGAGCGGGCCGGCTTCGAGACGCTCGTCGTCGACGCCGGCCTCGCCGAACCCACGGGGGCGCCGACGGTGGGCGTGGGCGCCAAGCCCGGCCGCGACGTGCGCGACCCCGACCCCGTCCCCACCGCGCCGGGGGCGTGGGTGGCCGCCCGCGAACTCGGCCGGAACCTCCCCGACGACGAACTCGTGGTCGGCGAGACGGTTCCCGGCGGCACCACGACCGCCCTCGCCGTCTGCCGGGCGCTCGGCGTCGACGCCGCCGTCTCCTCGTCGCTTCCGGAGAACCCGCTGGCCCTGAAGGAGGAGGTGGTGGCGGCGGCCTTCGAGTCGAGCGACGTCGACCCGGGCGGGGCGGCCTACCGCCCGAAACTCGCCGTGCGCTTCCTCGGCGATCCGGTCCTCGCCGTCGTCGCCGGCCTGACCGCCGGCGCCCTGGAGTCGGGGACCGAGGTGGTCCTCGGCGGCGGGTCGCAGATGCTGGCCGCGGCGGCGCTGGTGCGACACGCCGGCGTCGCCGACCCGCTGACCCTCGCGACGACGACGTACGTCGCCGCCGACGCCGACGTCCGGTCGACGGCGGCCGGCCTGGACTGCGAGACGGTCGTCACCGATCCGGGTTTCGGCGGCCGCGACGACGCCCTCGCGCGCTACGCCGCGGGCGAGGCCAAGGAGGGGGCTGGGATGGGCGGGGCGCTCCTGCTGGCCGAGCGGGCGGGCGTCCTCGACGCCGTCCCGGACGGAACGCTTGAGGTAGTGGAGCGTCTTGGCACCCCACATGAACCCTGA
- a CDS encoding aminotransferase class I/II-fold pyridoxal phosphate-dependent enzyme: MNPEAVSEVDRVPHGGATDTDLLDFSANTNPERPSGVVSVYESAYGAATRYPSDDYCEFRTAAGAYLGCEPLSVIPTAGGSEALRLAFEVTLDRGDGALLPEPSFGEYEREVCLQGAEPTFVAHDRLLETDPAPYEVAVLCNPNNPTGEAHPRADVRAYAEECRAADTVLIVDEAFLDFTDYRTLAGEPGVVVARSLTKMFGLPGIRAGMAVASGDLRDRLDAARPAWGLSIPAADVGAYCLRRTKFVAETRDRVRRERERMADALDDAYEVWPSDAPFLLLGVGDRRVEDVTDDARRRGVVIRDATTFRGLDAHVRVAVRRPAENDRLLDALL; the protein is encoded by the coding sequence ATGAACCCTGAGGCCGTCTCCGAGGTTGACCGCGTGCCGCACGGCGGAGCGACGGATACGGACCTCCTCGATTTCAGCGCCAACACGAACCCGGAGCGGCCGAGCGGCGTCGTGAGCGTCTACGAGTCGGCGTACGGGGCGGCGACGCGGTATCCGAGCGACGACTACTGCGAGTTCCGCACCGCCGCCGGCGCGTATCTCGGCTGCGAGCCGCTGTCCGTCATTCCGACGGCCGGGGGGAGCGAGGCGCTCCGCCTCGCCTTCGAGGTGACGCTCGATAGGGGCGACGGCGCCCTCCTCCCCGAGCCGAGTTTCGGCGAGTACGAACGCGAGGTGTGCCTCCAGGGGGCCGAACCGACGTTCGTCGCGCACGACCGACTGCTGGAGACCGACCCCGCCCCCTACGAGGTGGCGGTCCTCTGCAACCCCAACAACCCGACCGGCGAGGCCCACCCGCGGGCGGACGTCCGGGCGTACGCCGAGGAGTGTCGTGCCGCCGACACCGTCCTGATCGTCGACGAGGCGTTCCTCGATTTCACCGACTACCGGACGCTCGCGGGCGAACCCGGCGTCGTCGTCGCCCGCTCGCTCACCAAGATGTTCGGCCTCCCCGGCATCCGCGCCGGGATGGCCGTCGCGAGCGGCGACCTGCGCGACCGCCTCGACGCCGCGCGGCCGGCCTGGGGGCTCTCCATCCCCGCCGCGGACGTGGGGGCCTACTGCCTCCGCCGGACGAAGTTCGTCGCCGAGACGCGCGACCGGGTGCGCCGCGAACGCGAGCGCATGGCCGACGCCCTCGACGACGCGTACGAGGTGTGGCCCTCGGACGCGCCCTTTCTCCTCCTCGGGGTCGGCGACCGGCGCGTCGAGGACGTGACCGACGATGCCCGCCGGCGGGGAGTGGTGATCCGCGACGCCACCACCTTCCGCGGCCTCGACGCCCACGTCCGGGTCGCCGTGCGCCGCCCCGCGGAGAACGACCGCCTCCTCGACGCCCTGCTGTGA
- a CDS encoding adenosylcobinamide amidohydrolase, which translates to MTFEATVRDGACRLARPRTRWLSTGHAGGERVAPAAYNVTVPEGWERTDLDAYVAERLADAGFDAHPDAPALLTGVGQRHARRARLGSVEAVATAGVSNPAALPVGERDPPPVEGAGDGDARDGGVRDPGPGTVNVVVGTTRSLAPGALANLLTVAAEAKAATLLERVGVPGTTTDAVVAACDPAGERAAFSGSATPVGAAARACVRDAVDASLASRYPDGEYGPPESGVRTDERAAVSALAPDH; encoded by the coding sequence GTGACCTTCGAGGCCACCGTCCGCGACGGCGCGTGTCGGCTCGCCAGACCGAGGACGCGCTGGCTCTCGACCGGCCACGCGGGCGGCGAGCGGGTCGCACCCGCCGCCTACAACGTGACCGTCCCCGAGGGGTGGGAGCGGACCGACCTCGACGCCTACGTCGCCGAACGCCTCGCCGACGCGGGGTTCGACGCCCACCCCGACGCCCCCGCGCTGTTGACCGGCGTCGGCCAGCGACACGCCCGCCGGGCGCGACTGGGGAGCGTCGAGGCCGTCGCCACCGCCGGCGTCTCGAACCCCGCGGCGCTGCCCGTGGGGGAGCGCGACCCGCCGCCGGTCGAGGGGGCCGGCGACGGCGACGCCCGCGACGGCGGCGTTCGCGACCCTGGCCCCGGCACCGTGAACGTCGTCGTCGGGACGACCCGCTCGCTCGCGCCGGGTGCGCTCGCGAACCTGCTGACCGTCGCCGCGGAGGCGAAGGCGGCGACCCTCCTCGAACGCGTCGGCGTTCCGGGGACGACGACGGACGCCGTCGTCGCGGCCTGCGACCCGGCGGGCGAGCGGGCGGCGTTCTCGGGGAGCGCGACGCCCGTCGGCGCGGCCGCGCGGGCTTGCGTCCGCGACGCCGTCGACGCGAGCCTCGCCTCCCGGTACCCCGACGGGGAGTACGGTCCGCCCGAGTCCGGCGTCCGAACCGACGAGCGCGCGGCGGTGTCGGCGCTCGCACCGGACCATTGA